TAGTTGCATTAGATGCACTCTAAGACTTTGTACTTCAGCTACATTACCAAGTAAACccatcatattttttaataattcttcctTGCGAGAGTATTgctgtaaaaataaatcattcatgaaataattatttttatttagtaattgtttattaataagtaagaTCAATATTGTATACCATCACACATCTATAGAATAATAGCATGccattttcttcaaaaaatcGTTGACAATTTATAGGAGTTTCATCAGTTACATTCCACATAGTTGACCAAGCTACTTCCATAACATCATCAAATGTTCTAGATTCAACTCTGTATTTAATTAGTTCAAGCATTGTTTTTATGCAACCTAAATCGCCTAATAAACGCTTTTCTCTGCCTGTTACTTGACATGCCaaagtatttaaaagaaatattccaatACGTTGAACATAACTTTCCTGTTGTGCATGTTTAGCTAAATGCAAAAGTAGTTTCACCAATGTTTCATAGTGTGACATCTAATAAAAGGTAAATAAGAATTAGTaacattctttaaaatatattttatgatataactACAAATGCTATTACTGCAAATAACAAGAACAATACATACCACATCTTGTGGCAATCGGAATTGGTATAATGTTAGACAACCATTACGCATCAtagtttcttcatttttatgaatactcATTCCAACAAGAAGTGTGCGAACAATTCTCCTTTTTAATCTTGCTTCGAGTTcgcctttttctttcatttttacaatataaaacagTGCTGCActgttaaatataaacaatacgAATTGTactaaattttttgaaatatatgataattataacagtatacaaaaatcatataatatataaataccttccagatatttgtatatctttCAGAGTAGGATATTTCTCCATTGCTTCTAATACTGCACAAAGTGCTTGATCCATCCTATGACAATTTTCATATCtgtatatatgatataaatcaCTTATTACTTTTAACATTAGATCTTCTCTATTATTCATATAAACATGAGCTGCAACCAATATTTGATCTTCATTTGCATTTCCTGCAATCTACAATTTCAAAGagtagaataattaaaaaataaatgataaaatatacaatattattatgtatttgttataaaatactgcttttattatttaccaaTTTTGCTGGAATATTACGTCGCCTGCAAGGTGCATCATTTGCTCCATAAAGTcctaaaaattgtaaaggtcTATCCACTCTTGAAATAAGACCTGGTATATCacaaagattattattatatatgtcagaataaaaagaatgttCAACTGTTTGTATTCTGCGATCTACAATTTCTATTCCTGCTAAATTTGTCCCACTAATATCTAAAGAAGTTAGTTGAGGCAAACCATTTACTATATCAGACAAGATTGTATTAGGATTTGCAAATATTCCATCTTCTGGGTGGATTTGAGAGATATCCAAATGcctaattttaaaacattgaattaaaaattttaaatacaatattttattataccataagtcaaatataaataaacagttACCTTAAATGTTTCAAGTGACAGATATTGGTAACAAAGGCTTGTGCTTGAGAAATAAttctaacattatataaaactaaGGATACTAAATTAGGAACCAAATGGAAATAATCAAAGGTACCCATATCAGAACTATTGGACAAAtctaaatttgttaaatttgttaatcCACCCAAGAGTATATTATAATCCAAGGCACAAATTTGAACATATTCTATAGCCAAGGTCCGTAGATTtggtattttaaatacatgtccttgtttctggtatgctaataattaaaaagtatatacattaattttatatttaatatctcttatattttatttttctttatgatACAACTAATTGCAaatagtattaataataagatattttaaatatattaataattaaattgcaaaataaatattttattagtaactatttattattagttattaatttaaataatagcaTATCTGTTTTTTATAAGAcataaattgaatataattttaattattaataaatatcaataaagaaaagtataataaaacattatagTATCTTGACAATGGAACTATAGATTTTTTGTAAGCTATTCTAGTAGTAAAGAATTTTTACCTGTAAGTTTTTCCGGAATAATTCCAGAACTACCACGGCATACTAAAGTATGCAAATTTTCTGCATTTGCATTTATGTAATCAATAGATCGGTCTGTTAAATTGGGACAATCTGTAAGTTCTAATCTTACAAGTTTGTGATTTGCAAGGATCTGTACTGAATCATCGGTTATATTGGATCCTACAACTTTGACACGTTTAAGTTTGGTTATccatacatttttgaaaatcgTAAAGAAACAGTCATGATCTTCGTTTATATCGTTTCGTAAAACGTATTCAATAAGTTTATCGCATATTTCGCTTGGGAAAACCACTCCTTTTAAAAGATTTCGATATTCACACTTATCCTTTACCGAGATAATGTCTAAATTTTTGCAGATTACTTGGAAACATAATTCTGCAAGAGATTCTGGACCTATGTATTGATCTAAATGAAATAAGTCATCCAAATCCGCCATTCTATACggcaatttaaataaattgcgtAAAAAGACTCATAAGAAAATCCTGGCAACAATTACGCAATTTCAACTGTCAAATATGTTAAAATGCATCAGCTGGATATCAGTGCCAAAACTCGTTACAGAAAAATCCTTTTTTATTaacgtttttttattttcctttgatCAAAAAATAAGATCATTACATACTTAATCGGCACAAATGCCGAATCACTCACAAATGAGTCCAAAATGAATATATTCACTCTAGatctttaacaaaatttacacAACAGTTAACTGATGCGCAACTATGTACGTCTTCACGCTTACAATTTTGACATTTCACTTGACTACCGTAGTGACGCTGTTCTCGAACACTTGACTGTAGCAACATATAAAGAACACAACAGTGATCCacatttatttagatttagTTGACTACCCTGTTTCGCGcggaattttaaattataatctttaatcttaatttatttgaaacctttagtgcaaataataaatattaaatgttacaatataaaggaataatatattaaatcaagggtaaataactttattttagaatttttcaaaattatatagtattacaaagaatatgcttaaatatatataatactcaTAACCGTATAcaaaacttataaaattataaaaatttatttctatgatCCACAGGCCATGCACGCATCTCCATTTTCACGAGAGCATGCGAATACAGCTTCTATGTTTTCGCTACTCTGATTTTGTAACCATTTATTTTCCGAAGAATTAAGTTCCTCATCATTATTACATTCAGAATTAACAGATTGATTAGAAGTAGTACTGAttgtatttcgtaattttgatTTATCAACCGTGAATTGAAGGGCATTTACTGCTGGTTTCGttcttaaataatacataccAGTCTTTAAACCCTGCAAGgtgtttttgtatatttaaataagtttcataaaaataattatataaaattttgaattataaagattaaattaaGAGTACTTGCCATCTTCCAGCCATAAAAATGCATTGAAGTCAGTTTTTCTGTTGTTGGTTTAGCCATATGAACATTCATTGACTGTGACTGATCTATAAATGCACCACGATCTGCTGCCATTTTTAAGATTACCTTCTGTGGTATTTCCCAAACGGTTTTataaagcatttttaaatcatttggTATACGTTCAATATTCTATAACAAAACAaatctattataataatattgtaaagaagggtCTGTTCGAAAGAAGGAACTATTTGATCCTGAATTTGGTTAAATTAAAGGTATAGCACTACTGTTTCGCATATGGCATCTGTGCTGGAACACCGAGATTCTGATAATCAAGACTCTAGTCAAGACTCAGGACGACAAATAGTCAGATCCTGATTATCAAGAATATGGAGTTATTATATGAAGAATATAAACCTACCTGTACAGAACCATTATTTgctataatttcatttttcatattctcaTCCCAAAGATCTCTTTCAGTCAGATCTCGTAATAAATGAGGATTTACGACTTGAAACTCTCCAGACAAAACTCTTCTTGCATAAATATTACTGGTATATGGTTCTATAGATTCATTATTTCCTAAGATTTGTGCAGTAGATGCCGTTGGCATAGGGGCgattaataaagaatttctaaCTCCATGTTtagcaattttttctttcagaaTTGTCCAGTTCCATAAATCAGTTGGAGTAACATTCCACATATCATATTGTAAAATCTGAAAGTACCTAAATAATTAGCATATATATTGTGATATACTAATGCtattatgataaattaatcatcaaagtaaaatatttttacatatgaaTTACTTACTCCTTTGCTAACTGGACTACCTTGATAGGTTTCATATGTACCTTTCTCTGCAGCAAGTTCACAGCTAGCCTCTAATGCACTATAATATAGTGTCTCAAATATTTGGATATTAAGTTTTTGTGCTTCTTCACTTTCAAACGGATATCGCATTAAAAGGAATGCATCTGCAAGACCCTGAATTCCAATCCCTAAAATACAtatgacaaatatttaaaaatattaaaaatatataaatattgtataattgatatttcacATAAAAATACCTATATACCTATAGGCCtatgtttaaaatttgatgTTTTTGCTTCAGGAACCGGATAATAATTAACATCGATAATTTTGTCTAAATTACaagtaacaatttttgttacttttcGCAGTTTTTCAAAATCAAATGTCTGATTACTGGAGTTTACAAACATATTCACTGCGATTGAAGCTAAATTGCATACAGCGATTTCATCTGGACTGGAATATTGTACGATTTCTGTACACAAATTACTGCTTTTGATTGTCCCTAAATTTTGATGATTTGATTTACGATTACAATGATCTTTATAAAGCATGTAAGGAGTTCCTGTTTCAACTTGAGAAATAAGAATAGCTGTCCATAAATCTCTCGCTTGAATCTGACGTTTATATCTTTTCTCATTCTCATATctgaaaataatatgtatttatttaaaaaaacgttCAACACcatcgatatattttactatgtatcatcaatatacataatttaatttaatttaccgCGTATAGAGAGCTTCAAATTCATCGCCCCAAACATCAGGTAGACCAGGAGATTCATGTGGACACATTAAAGACCATACACCATTATCCAAAACTCGTTTCATAAAAAGATCAGGTATCCATAAAGCATAGAATAATTCTCTTgctctattttcttctttacctgtcaattattattagatataaaatgttaagTATAAGACTATTAAAATAGGTAAtcaaaatcttttaaaataaagagaCAAACATGTAGCTTAccaatattctttttaagatctaaaaattcaaagatatcTGCATGCCACGGTTCTAAATATATAGCAAATGCTCCTGGTCTTTTATTTCCTCCTTGATCAACATATCGAGCTGTATTATTGTATACTCTGAGCATTGGAATTAAACCATTAGATACACCAAGTGTACCAGCTATTGGCGTGCCCCTTGCTCGAATACAATGTACATTAAGTCCAATACCACCAGCTGATTTGCTAATAAGTGCACATCTTTTTAATGTATCATAAATTCCATCTATGCTATCATCACTCATTGTTAGtaagaaacaactgaaaaatataatcactaaattattacattggattggataaatacattttattttaatcttgaTAAATATACCTAGACATTTGCTGATGCTTAGTACAGGCAAAGAAAAGTGATGGAGATGCATGTGTAAAATAACGttctgataaaaaattgtaagttTCTATAGCTTTATCAATATCTTCACCATGGATGGCAACTGCAACTCTCATTAACATGTGTTGTGGTCTTTCAACAACTTTcccttgtatttttaataaataacttcTTTCAAGTGTCTTAAAACCAAAGTAATTATAACTAAAGTCTCTATCATAAATTATTGCAGAATTTAACTTATTTGCATTATTTTGTatgatattgtaatatttctcattAATAACAGGTCTAACTTCATTTGTATAATGTTCCTTTACATTATATAAGCTATGTATTACTTCTATAAATGGAAAGGGAAGattcaaataaaaacaaaacattgaattactaaaaaagaaataaagaaatgaattgaatatatttcttatcttaCCACTAAaacttttctttgtttctttatgaAGATTAGATATTGCAATTCTTGCAGCTAATATTGCATAATCTGGATGTTTAGTAGTCATAGTTGCGGCTGTTTCAGCTGCAAGATTGTCTAATTCAACAGTGGTTACACCTGAATATAAACCACTGATAACACGGAAAGTAATTGCAgactatgaaaaatatataaaatattaagaaataaataattaagtaataaataatctgATAATAAGTAAACTTACAGGATCCACATAATCCATATCTAAATTGTAACATAACTTTTGAATCCTGGATGTTATTTTGTCAAAATGAACATCTTCTTTACGTCCAtctaataattacaaaaactGATTAGTGTTATAATAGCTTAGGTTCGTAATAGGATTACATTAAGATTACTCGACATAATATCAGAATAATAAAGTTTATAACATACCGCGTTTTATCACATACATCTTTCCTTTTCCAACCATTTTAAGATCACAATTAGTTTACGATtaagagataaaaataattattaaactacTTGTCCTGTAAAGTAGTTGGATTAGTTTATGGTGTCGTCGTTACCGGCTTTTGGCGCGAATCGGAAGTAAAGATTGTCGTCACGTGACATAAAATTGTTAGTTTGGCagtttaaatatgaaaatttaaaggtTTTTAGGTTGctataaatcaattaaattttacataatatttaaacgagTGTGCGTTTttctattattgtatataaaaatcattaaattatcttttttaattattatttttgtaaagaaataataggaattcaaataataattaataagaattttaataagaaattattttagtcTTTACGTATTGAAATTGTAGATATTTTCTGCAGGTGAAATTTACaagtatatgtgtaatatgttttgtataattaataaaacaatttgagAATAGTAGacacaaaataataaattatttatgtagaCATATGATGGATGacagataattaaaattttattatttaatgaaatgatTATATATGAGTTAATTACACTGTTCTATATTCCATATACTAATGGATTATAtctataatacttttataaaataaaaacattgttgtatatataaaagaataaatactatatctagataaaaaatatccaaaaatttgtttaataaaataattttcat
This Bombus pascuorum chromosome 1, iyBomPasc1.1, whole genome shotgun sequence DNA region includes the following protein-coding sequences:
- the LOC132908089 gene encoding protein zer-1 homolog; the protein is MADLDDLFHLDQYIGPESLAELCFQVICKNLDIISVKDKCEYRNLLKGVVFPSEICDKLIEYVLRNDINEDHDCFFTIFKNVWITKLKRVKVVGSNITDDSVQILANHKLVRLELTDCPNLTDRSIDYINANAENLHTLVCRGSSGIIPEKLTAYQKQGHVFKIPNLRTLAIEYVQICALDYNILLGGLTNLTNLDLSNSSDMGTFDYFHLVPNLVSLVLYNVRIISQAQAFVTNICHLKHLRHLDISQIHPEDGIFANPNTILSDIVNGLPQLTSLDISGTNLAGIEIVDRRIQTVEHSFYSDIYNNNLCDIPGLISRVDRPLQFLGLYGANDAPCRRRNIPAKLIAGNANEDQILVAAHVYMNNREDLMLKVISDLYHIYRYENCHRMDQALCAVLEAMEKYPTLKDIQISGSAALFYIVKMKEKGELEARLKRRIVRTLLVGMSIHKNEETMMRNGCLTLYQFRLPQDVMSHYETLVKLLLHLAKHAQQESYVQRIGIFLLNTLACQVTGREKRLLGDLGCIKTMLELIKYRVESRTFDDVMEVAWSTMWNVTDETPINCQRFFEENGMLLFYRCVMQYSRKEELLKNMMGLLGNVAEVQSLRVHLMQLPYMVVFTNLIRTVRESIEVPYNAVGILAHIASDGVEAWTIEKPSRNVVLELMVEAIERWDISSERNINYRSFLPLLRLVDIYHTPQCQHWAVWALANLTTVYPHKYCILVIREGGIEKLNTLISDPRPYERIKELAHIVIENCSRYSSNSNDMNIHSPLDEDYIYSSDG
- the LOC132908052 gene encoding ribonucleoside-diphosphate reductase large subunit, whose amino-acid sequence is MVGKGKMYVIKRDGRKEDVHFDKITSRIQKLCYNLDMDYVDPSAITFRVISGLYSGVTTVELDNLAAETAATMTTKHPDYAILAARIAISNLHKETKKSFSEVIHSLYNVKEHYTNEVRPVINEKYYNIIQNNANKLNSAIIYDRDFSYNYFGFKTLERSYLLKIQGKVVERPQHMLMRVAVAIHGEDIDKAIETYNFLSERYFTHASPSLFFACTKHQQMSSCFLLTMSDDSIDGIYDTLKRCALISKSAGGIGLNVHCIRARGTPIAGTLGVSNGLIPMLRVYNNTARYVDQGGNKRPGAFAIYLEPWHADIFEFLDLKKNIGKEENRARELFYALWIPDLFMKRVLDNGVWSLMCPHESPGLPDVWGDEFEALYTRYENEKRYKRQIQARDLWTAILISQVETGTPYMLYKDHCNRKSNHQNLGTIKSSNLCTEIVQYSSPDEIAVCNLASIAVNMFVNSSNQTFDFEKLRKVTKIVTCNLDKIIDVNYYPVPEAKTSNFKHRPIGIGIQGLADAFLLMRYPFESEEAQKLNIQIFETLYYSALEASCELAAEKGTYETYQGSPVSKGILQYDMWNVTPTDLWNWTILKEKIAKHGVRNSLLIAPMPTASTAQILGNNESIEPYTSNIYARRVLSGEFQVVNPHLLRDLTERDLWDENMKNEIIANNGSVQNIERIPNDLKMLYKTVWEIPQKVILKMAADRGAFIDQSQSMNVHMAKPTTEKLTSMHFYGWKMGLKTGMYYLRTKPAVNALQFTVDKSKLRNTISTTSNQSVNSECNNDEELNSSENKWLQNQSSENIEAVFACSRENGDACMACGS